The proteins below are encoded in one region of Planctopirus limnophila DSM 3776:
- a CDS encoding arylsulfatase, with protein sequence MGFGISSYVMLLACCVVLISPTSSEAQQSARPQPPNIVVLLADDAGWGDYSVSGNPYVKTPHIDSIAQQGVSLTNFYVCPVCSPTRAEFLTGRYALRTGVRGVSLGEERLNLDEQSIAEHFRKAGYRTGIFGKWHNGSQGPYHPLARGFDVQLGYTAGHWSEYIDAPLESQGRPVTSEGYIVDTCMNAAIDFISSSQPPFFCYVPLTTPHSPWCVPQTYWNRWKDRDVGLTGKEADAVRCVYAMMEQQDDAVGRLLARLDSLHLSSNTIVLYFSDNGPNTVRWNGDMRGRKGTVDEGGVRSVGFLRWPGHIPPGSTQTGLIGAIDLLPTLAGLANIPLDSAKPLDGLDVSTALLKNVPFERQQPLLSHWAGKFSLRSPTHRLDFQSRLYDMQHDRSQKVDLSTTHPEIASVMRQQLERLKTELLQPPATSQQSAQLDTADILKSPWLLPAHKEFLAHPAQDSRLYPVGYVSLPYTWLPARDGQPLGKIQRSSNAPNSSYFTNWNDDQSAVVWPVDILTSGAYRIELESTSPATAIGSELEISFQDSKLSVLISISHDPPTDTRQDTIPRPKAETLSKPFRRWQAGSIQLPAGPGLLTIRATQLQGSSIIDLKSINLILEEQRP encoded by the coding sequence ATGGGCTTCGGAATATCGTCATACGTGATGCTGCTGGCCTGCTGTGTGGTGCTGATCAGTCCCACCTCGTCAGAGGCTCAACAATCCGCCAGGCCACAGCCTCCCAACATCGTGGTGCTGCTCGCGGATGATGCGGGTTGGGGTGATTACTCAGTCAGTGGAAATCCCTATGTAAAGACTCCGCATATCGACTCCATCGCTCAACAGGGAGTCTCGCTGACAAATTTTTATGTCTGCCCGGTCTGCTCACCAACTCGTGCCGAATTTCTTACCGGTCGATATGCCCTCCGCACGGGTGTTCGCGGAGTCTCCCTGGGTGAGGAGCGACTCAACCTCGATGAGCAGTCGATTGCGGAGCACTTCCGAAAAGCGGGTTATCGAACCGGGATCTTTGGCAAATGGCACAATGGGTCACAAGGCCCCTATCACCCATTGGCTCGGGGATTCGATGTCCAGTTGGGTTACACCGCCGGCCATTGGAGCGAATACATCGATGCTCCACTCGAGTCGCAAGGCCGCCCTGTCACTTCCGAGGGTTACATTGTCGATACCTGCATGAATGCGGCTATCGATTTTATCTCCAGCAGCCAGCCACCATTCTTCTGCTATGTTCCTCTCACGACACCTCATTCCCCCTGGTGCGTCCCTCAAACGTATTGGAATCGCTGGAAAGATCGCGATGTCGGTTTGACTGGCAAAGAGGCCGACGCGGTCCGATGTGTCTATGCCATGATGGAACAGCAGGATGATGCCGTCGGCCGGTTACTCGCACGCCTCGATTCGCTCCACCTTTCCTCCAACACGATTGTCCTCTATTTCTCTGATAACGGGCCCAACACAGTCCGCTGGAATGGCGACATGCGCGGCCGCAAAGGGACTGTTGATGAAGGTGGAGTTCGTTCCGTCGGATTTCTGCGGTGGCCGGGGCATATCCCTCCAGGTTCCACACAAACCGGACTCATCGGAGCAATTGATCTGCTCCCCACATTGGCGGGTCTGGCGAATATCCCGCTCGATTCCGCCAAGCCACTCGATGGTCTTGATGTCTCGACGGCACTCCTGAAAAATGTCCCCTTTGAGCGTCAACAACCTCTACTCTCACATTGGGCAGGCAAGTTCAGCTTGCGTTCCCCCACTCATCGGCTCGATTTCCAGAGTCGCTTGTATGACATGCAGCATGACCGCAGTCAGAAAGTCGACCTCAGCACCACTCATCCTGAAATTGCCAGCGTCATGAGGCAGCAACTTGAACGCCTGAAAACTGAGTTGTTGCAGCCTCCCGCAACCAGCCAACAGTCCGCGCAACTCGATACGGCGGACATACTCAAATCCCCCTGGTTGCTGCCTGCGCACAAAGAGTTTCTCGCCCATCCAGCGCAAGATTCCCGACTCTATCCTGTAGGATATGTTTCTCTGCCATACACCTGGCTCCCCGCACGCGATGGCCAACCTCTCGGCAAGATTCAGAGAAGTTCGAATGCTCCCAACAGTTCTTATTTTACGAACTGGAATGATGACCAAAGTGCGGTCGTCTGGCCGGTGGATATCCTCACGAGTGGGGCATATCGCATTGAACTGGAATCGACATCACCGGCAACCGCAATAGGCTCTGAATTGGAAATCAGTTTTCAGGACAGCAAACTCTCCGTGCTGATTTCCATCTCTCACGATCCACCCACGGACACCCGGCAGGACACGATTCCCCGCCCCAAAGCCGAGACACTCTCGAAGCCATTTCGACGCTGGCAGGCCGGGTCGATTCAACTTCCTGCAGGCCCGGGCTTACTGACGATTCGTGCGACTCAGCTCCAGGGTTCCTCCATCATCGATCTGAAATCCATCAACCTGATTCTGGAGGAGCAGCGACCGTGA
- a CDS encoding SDR family oxidoreductase — MSFQIADRVVLVTGANRGIGKSIVETLLAHGAKKVYAGVRELSKAKDLVELGQGKVIPIIIDLANRTTIDQAAADAQDVELVVNNAGIARTTSLFSEQVYGSLDEELKVNLYGVIAMARAFAPVLKANGGGAFVQLNSVVSIKSFGDFATYSASKAAAYSVTQAIRDGLREQGTLVVSVHPGPIATDMAAAVGLLEVADPPAVVSEGIVQALAQGQFHLFPDKMAKQFWGVYENYARNIVEGTGTGE; from the coding sequence ATGTCTTTTCAAATTGCAGATCGAGTTGTGCTGGTCACTGGTGCCAATCGCGGAATTGGAAAATCGATTGTCGAAACACTTCTGGCCCATGGGGCGAAAAAGGTCTATGCCGGTGTGCGGGAGTTATCCAAAGCCAAAGACCTGGTTGAGCTGGGTCAGGGTAAGGTGATACCCATCATCATCGATCTGGCAAACCGAACCACGATCGACCAGGCAGCAGCTGATGCCCAGGATGTCGAGTTGGTTGTGAATAACGCCGGGATTGCCCGAACAACATCCCTTTTCAGTGAGCAGGTGTATGGATCGCTGGATGAAGAATTGAAAGTCAACCTGTATGGCGTCATTGCCATGGCCAGGGCTTTTGCACCAGTTCTAAAAGCGAATGGTGGGGGAGCGTTCGTGCAACTCAATTCGGTGGTGTCGATCAAGTCTTTTGGAGACTTTGCCACCTATAGTGCTTCCAAAGCCGCTGCCTACTCGGTCACTCAGGCCATTCGCGATGGGCTTAGAGAACAAGGGACATTAGTGGTCAGCGTCCATCCGGGGCCGATTGCGACCGATATGGCAGCAGCCGTCGGGTTATTGGAAGTCGCTGATCCTCCCGCGGTCGTTTCTGAAGGGATCGTTCAAGCACTGGCGCAGGGTCAGTTCCATCTCTTCCCTGACAAAATGGCAAAACAGTTCTGGGGTGTGTATGAAAACTACGCCAGGAATATTGTGGAAGGAACAGGAACTGGTGAGTGA
- a CDS encoding DUF4291 domain-containing protein produces MGLKTELYAEQAEQWPHEGRHILAQFDQDTIIVYQAYQPAIGHYTAMHRTFGGGFSYSRMSWIKPNFLWMMYRSGWGTKANQEITLALRIRREFFDALLAEAVPSSWDPTEFVTEDEWSQAVSKSSVRLQWDPDHHPTGAKLERRAIQLGLRGDVLKAFGQQELIDVIDISDFVSAQRERLLSRGTSALVTPLERVYSPADPEIALRLKLAKC; encoded by the coding sequence ATGGGGCTGAAGACGGAGCTTTATGCGGAGCAGGCAGAACAGTGGCCTCACGAGGGACGTCATATTCTGGCACAGTTTGATCAGGACACGATCATTGTTTACCAGGCTTACCAGCCAGCGATTGGTCATTACACAGCCATGCATCGAACTTTTGGTGGTGGTTTCAGTTATTCCCGAATGAGTTGGATCAAGCCGAACTTCTTGTGGATGATGTATCGCTCAGGTTGGGGAACAAAAGCGAATCAGGAGATCACACTGGCCTTAAGAATCCGCAGGGAGTTTTTTGATGCTCTGCTGGCTGAAGCTGTCCCGTCATCCTGGGATCCAACAGAATTTGTCACTGAAGACGAATGGTCACAAGCGGTGAGCAAGTCTTCAGTGCGCCTGCAGTGGGATCCGGATCATCATCCCACAGGTGCAAAACTCGAAAGAAGGGCCATTCAGCTCGGGCTGAGAGGGGATGTCCTCAAAGCTTTTGGACAGCAAGAACTGATCGACGTTATCGACATTTCAGACTTTGTGAGTGCACAAAGAGAGAGGCTCTTAAGTCGAGGCACATCGGCTCTCGTAACTCCTCTTGAACGCGTGTACTCACCCGCTGATCCTGAGATAGCACTAAGACTCAAACTCGCGAAGTGTTGA
- the murD gene encoding UDP-N-acetylmuramoyl-L-alanine--D-glutamate ligase, with protein sequence MSKNLPQFQKRAFTRRAAISLAGRHVTVLGLGTLGGAVEAVKFLAAQGAIVTVTDEKPASKLAASLAELAQIPIHRFVLGGHDDDDFRKADLIVANPAVRPDHRLLKLARDGGIPITTEVQLFLERCPAPVAAVTGSNGKSTTTAMLHRICEMASGSPGLRRAWLGGNIGVSLLDQLPAITSDDLVVMELSSFQLYWLNQIEWSPSIAIVTNFSANHLDWHDGLDDYRSAKQTMFRWQNESDVAVINLDDPDVCQWPGPALRLGFQTGSNCSDVTTKYGVFSESEKEGCLPSQILRLPDAEIRLAASSWLRVKGEHNLQNAMAAIAAASVMDIPMEVIETALRSYQALPHRLEFVGACAGREFYNDSLATTPESAILGLKAFSQPVILLAGGYDKGVDLSSMSKVISKACRVVVLMGQTAPAIHEQIEQYRPSGGGPEVIFASSPHDAFTKAWENSQPGEVMLLSPGCASYDWFVNFRDRGEQFRQFVIELAKTHEEQ encoded by the coding sequence ATGTCAAAGAATCTGCCTCAATTTCAGAAGCGAGCTTTCACCAGACGCGCTGCCATTTCGCTCGCAGGTCGTCATGTGACTGTCCTGGGTTTAGGGACTCTGGGCGGGGCTGTCGAAGCTGTCAAGTTTCTGGCAGCACAAGGGGCCATCGTTACTGTCACTGATGAGAAGCCCGCCAGCAAGCTGGCTGCCAGCCTGGCCGAACTCGCCCAGATACCGATTCATCGGTTTGTGCTCGGTGGGCATGATGACGATGACTTTCGCAAGGCTGACTTAATTGTCGCCAACCCTGCCGTTCGACCAGATCATCGATTGTTGAAACTGGCACGAGATGGTGGCATTCCGATTACCACAGAGGTGCAACTCTTTCTCGAACGGTGCCCGGCACCCGTCGCGGCGGTGACTGGAAGTAATGGAAAGTCGACCACCACGGCCATGCTGCATCGTATCTGCGAAATGGCCAGTGGATCGCCGGGCCTTCGACGAGCGTGGCTGGGTGGGAACATCGGCGTCAGCCTGCTCGATCAACTCCCCGCAATAACCAGCGATGATCTCGTGGTGATGGAGTTGAGCAGCTTTCAGCTGTACTGGCTGAATCAGATCGAATGGAGTCCGAGTATCGCCATCGTGACCAACTTTTCAGCCAATCATCTTGACTGGCATGACGGTCTCGATGATTACCGATCTGCCAAGCAGACGATGTTTCGCTGGCAGAATGAAAGCGATGTTGCGGTGATCAATCTTGATGATCCGGATGTCTGTCAATGGCCCGGCCCAGCCCTGCGACTGGGGTTTCAGACAGGTTCAAACTGCTCTGATGTCACGACGAAATATGGTGTTTTCTCAGAATCAGAAAAGGAAGGTTGTTTGCCTTCACAGATTCTGCGTTTGCCTGATGCAGAGATCCGCTTGGCTGCCTCGAGCTGGCTACGAGTCAAGGGCGAACATAATCTGCAGAATGCCATGGCCGCGATTGCGGCGGCATCGGTGATGGATATCCCCATGGAAGTCATCGAAACAGCACTTCGCAGTTATCAGGCACTTCCTCATCGACTGGAGTTTGTTGGAGCATGCGCAGGGCGTGAATTCTATAACGACTCGCTGGCGACGACTCCGGAATCGGCGATTCTCGGTCTAAAGGCATTTTCTCAGCCAGTGATCCTGCTCGCGGGAGGTTATGACAAAGGTGTCGATCTTTCATCGATGTCAAAAGTGATTTCAAAAGCTTGCCGGGTGGTGGTTCTGATGGGGCAAACAGCCCCAGCCATTCATGAACAGATTGAACAATACAGGCCGTCAGGAGGCGGGCCGGAAGTTATCTTCGCGAGCAGCCCGCATGATGCGTTTACCAAAGCCTGGGAAAACTCGCAGCCGGGAGAGGTCATGCTGCTTTCGCCAGGTTGTGCCAGTTACGACTGGTTTGTCAATTTCCGTGATCGAGGTGAGCAGTTTCGTCAGTTCGTTATAGAGCTGGCAAAGACTCATGAAGAGCAATGA
- a CDS encoding holo-ACP synthase codes for MIVGMGTSLCETIRIGRLIERHGERFLNRIYTPAEIIACRERTEYLQQFTMYWAIKDATVRAIGPYAGPGLSWREVLVQEDGNYRFEIVLRGELALVADRMKIGKIMVSAAHCRTMATANVIALHESLPAL; via the coding sequence GTGATTGTCGGAATGGGAACAAGCCTGTGTGAGACGATTCGCATTGGCCGCCTGATTGAGCGGCACGGAGAGCGTTTTCTTAATCGCATTTACACCCCAGCCGAGATCATTGCCTGCCGTGAGCGAACCGAGTATCTGCAGCAATTCACCATGTACTGGGCAATCAAAGATGCGACTGTCCGGGCCATTGGGCCTTATGCGGGGCCCGGTTTGAGTTGGCGGGAAGTACTGGTTCAGGAAGATGGCAATTATCGATTCGAAATCGTTCTTCGCGGTGAATTGGCTCTGGTGGCTGACCGCATGAAGATCGGCAAAATCATGGTTTCAGCCGCTCATTGCCGCACCATGGCCACCGCGAACGTCATTGCTCTTCATGAGTCTTTGCCAGCTCTATAA
- a CDS encoding A24 family peptidase — protein MLPDTLVVALLDGVDACMADSVLVNDLSGVELANIRIMTGLTAAWFVALGASLGSFLNVVVYRLPLGKSLWRSPSACPHCGTRIRSSDNIPVLGWIKLFGKCRSCQWPIPIRYPLVELVVGLQFLVVLFATVISGGKTLPNRPPDHYAGVVWTVWYAKYPDLLQIFGFHCLGLYLLLAICLMGWDGRRIPQKFVSFCLATMGLYAFIFPAVCPQANLILTFSGFSWDDRFWALGTALGGWLVGGALGAIQVSGRISQSIPCLHSGWIFAMGLAGAIFGWKAALALSIVLIPCWLLLALWSHLANANQIHWIWLTLPAFSTLLAVNWKAINQWTSMLVAEHLWWVQLSVLLISGMIARIPVPSRIQPSVTNEPPPVDTPADAPAESQTPSLE, from the coding sequence GTGCTGCCAGATACCCTCGTTGTGGCTTTGCTCGATGGTGTGGATGCCTGTATGGCTGACTCAGTTCTTGTGAACGATCTCTCCGGTGTTGAACTGGCGAACATCCGCATCATGACGGGCTTGACGGCCGCATGGTTTGTGGCTTTGGGTGCCTCACTGGGGAGTTTCCTGAACGTTGTCGTCTATCGCCTCCCGCTGGGAAAATCACTCTGGCGTTCCCCTTCGGCATGTCCTCACTGCGGGACTCGGATTCGTTCAAGTGATAACATCCCCGTCCTGGGCTGGATCAAATTATTCGGTAAATGCCGATCTTGCCAATGGCCGATTCCCATCCGATATCCACTGGTGGAATTGGTCGTAGGCCTGCAGTTTCTTGTTGTGCTTTTCGCGACTGTCATCTCGGGTGGAAAGACTCTTCCCAATCGACCACCAGATCATTACGCGGGCGTCGTCTGGACAGTCTGGTATGCGAAGTACCCAGATCTACTCCAGATTTTCGGGTTTCATTGCCTGGGGTTGTACCTCCTTCTGGCCATCTGCCTCATGGGATGGGATGGGCGACGAATACCACAAAAATTTGTCTCCTTTTGCCTGGCGACAATGGGACTGTACGCCTTCATTTTCCCGGCTGTTTGTCCCCAGGCCAATCTCATTTTGACATTCTCGGGTTTCAGTTGGGATGACCGCTTCTGGGCGCTAGGAACAGCTCTGGGTGGTTGGCTCGTGGGAGGTGCTCTTGGTGCGATTCAGGTCTCGGGGAGAATTTCCCAGTCGATCCCTTGCCTGCATTCCGGCTGGATATTCGCCATGGGGCTGGCTGGAGCGATCTTTGGCTGGAAGGCGGCTCTCGCTCTCTCAATCGTGCTGATTCCCTGTTGGTTACTGCTGGCTCTCTGGAGCCATCTGGCGAATGCCAATCAAATCCACTGGATCTGGCTGACGTTGCCCGCCTTCTCAACCCTGTTGGCGGTCAATTGGAAAGCGATTAACCAATGGACTTCAATGCTCGTGGCGGAGCATCTCTGGTGGGTTCAATTGTCCGTGCTTCTCATCAGCGGCATGATTGCCAGAATCCCTGTCCCCTCCCGAATTCAGCCATCTGTCACCAATGAACCTCCGCCTGTCGATACACCTGCGGATGCTCCCGCAGAGTCGCAGACTCCTTCTCTCGAATGA
- a CDS encoding HD-GYP domain-containing protein, whose protein sequence is MATISIEHSNPLATQKDLAWGIESINRTSPESDQAVTSLLEEMAAATGLPSFVWIPCRRYWKSETSIPSWLTLSPALVDRFLYANGSTLVDLGPSIRFIGFPVTLPTGEVAILGSVAREGAANAPAEWIMAATDAGWSQAELTQFVDSLLCIPRPTLERLCALAGRHFSSMRTVDRLDDELQQLTSQIEYTFEEISLLHSLTQRLQLSRSPLELANHCLARLHSLIPAAGNAIWMQVDHDRHHFSVEGHLPLDEFQLARLTSRFEEHDWSRPLVKNNLAKTLLGADFPGLQNFILVPIGEAPFRRGWIVSCNLSDDKEYGSVEASLLGSIGTILGTHLRNIELYREHQSLVISFVRSLVQTLDAKDPYTRGHSERVALIARRLGQELRLPADDLEDIYMSSMLHDIGKIGVDDRILRKPDQLTPEEFRAIQQHPMIGYRILKQLKNLQHILPGVRSHHEAFNGKGYPDCLKGEEIPLMARIIAVADSYDAMCSDRPYRKGMPLERLEEIFRRGSGLQWDPNVIDAYFAAREDISEICRAYSPTGADLLAELPIETMARRFL, encoded by the coding sequence ATGGCTACGATCTCTATCGAACACTCAAATCCACTGGCAACACAGAAAGATCTTGCCTGGGGTATCGAGTCGATCAACCGCACCTCGCCGGAAAGCGATCAAGCCGTTACCTCTCTACTTGAGGAAATGGCAGCGGCCACTGGTTTGCCGTCATTCGTCTGGATACCCTGCCGCCGCTACTGGAAAAGTGAGACATCAATCCCTTCCTGGTTAACTCTCTCGCCAGCATTGGTTGACCGTTTTCTGTATGCCAACGGTTCGACGCTGGTTGATCTGGGGCCATCCATCCGGTTCATTGGATTTCCAGTGACTCTACCGACAGGAGAGGTGGCCATACTCGGCTCCGTCGCGCGGGAAGGTGCAGCCAATGCTCCAGCAGAATGGATAATGGCTGCGACAGATGCTGGTTGGTCACAAGCCGAGCTGACTCAATTTGTCGATTCATTGCTTTGCATCCCACGCCCTACACTGGAGCGTCTCTGTGCTCTGGCAGGTCGCCATTTTTCTTCGATGCGGACCGTTGATCGTCTCGACGATGAATTGCAGCAACTCACTTCACAGATTGAGTACACATTCGAAGAAATCAGCCTGCTGCATAGCCTGACACAACGCTTACAACTCTCTCGCTCACCTTTAGAACTGGCAAATCATTGCCTGGCACGCCTGCATTCTTTGATTCCCGCGGCAGGGAACGCCATCTGGATGCAGGTCGATCACGACAGACATCATTTCTCGGTTGAGGGACACCTACCACTCGATGAGTTCCAGCTCGCCAGGCTGACATCCCGTTTTGAAGAGCATGACTGGTCGCGGCCACTGGTCAAAAACAATCTCGCAAAAACTTTGCTGGGTGCCGACTTTCCAGGTCTGCAAAACTTCATTCTTGTCCCGATTGGAGAAGCTCCTTTCCGCCGAGGCTGGATCGTCAGTTGCAACCTTTCTGACGACAAAGAATACGGCTCTGTCGAAGCGAGTCTGCTGGGTTCGATTGGTACCATTCTCGGGACGCACCTCCGCAATATTGAACTTTATCGCGAGCATCAGTCTCTGGTGATCAGCTTTGTCCGTTCTCTGGTGCAAACTCTCGACGCTAAAGACCCTTACACTCGTGGCCACAGTGAGCGTGTCGCACTGATTGCCAGACGGCTCGGTCAGGAACTCAGGCTGCCCGCTGATGATCTCGAAGACATTTACATGTCCAGCATGCTGCATGACATCGGCAAGATTGGTGTCGATGACCGGATCCTCCGTAAACCCGATCAGTTGACCCCGGAAGAGTTCCGGGCAATTCAACAGCACCCGATGATTGGCTATCGCATTCTCAAACAACTCAAGAATCTGCAGCATATACTTCCAGGAGTGCGCAGCCATCATGAAGCCTTCAATGGCAAAGGCTATCCGGACTGTCTTAAGGGAGAAGAAATTCCTTTGATGGCCCGCATTATTGCTGTTGCCGACAGCTACGATGCGATGTGCAGTGACCGCCCTTATCGCAAAGGGATGCCCTTGGAACGTTTGGAAGAAATCTTCCGCAGAGGCTCAGGTCTCCAGTGGGATCCCAATGTGATTGATGCGTACTTTGCCGCCCGGGAAGACATTTCAGAAATTTGTCGAGCCTACTCGCCCACAGGTGCAGATCTACTGGCCGAGTTGCCGATCGAGACGATGGCACGCCGGTTTCTTTAA